The sequence GGTAAGTGTGGGGTAGTAtggggtttaggtaagggtgggGTAGTATGGGGTTTAGGTACGGGTGGAAGGAAGACCAATGGTAGGGCTATAAGACTAAAGAGTATGGTTTAGGTTAGGGTATAGGCTATTGAGATATTGGGGTTCGGGGTTATTGGGGTTCAGTGTGAAGAGGATTTAGTTCAGGGCAGAGAAGGTCAGCCTGAACTCTTCTCCCTCGAGCAGTTTCCTGTGAAGAAAATACATATTAAAGTGTTGGTCGTATCGATATGTTGGTCACATCAATGTGTTGGTCGTATCGATATGTTGGTCACATCAATGTGTTGGTCGTATCGATATGTTGGTCACATCAATGTGTTGGTCGTATCGATATGTTGGTCACATCAATGTGTTGGTCGTATCGATATGTTGGTCACATCAATGTGTTGGTCGTATCGATATGTTGGTCACATCAATGTGTTGGTCGTATCGATATGTTGGTCACATCAATGTGTTGGTCACATCAATGTGTTGGTCGTATCAATGTGTTGGTCGTATCGATATGTTGGTCACATCAATGTGTTGGTCGTATCGATATGTTGGTCACATCAATGTGTTGGTCGTATCGATATGTTGGTCACATCAATGTGTTGGTCGTATCGATATGTTGGTCACATCAATGTGTTGGTCGTATAATTGTGTTGGTTCGAATCAATGTGTTGGTCGCATCAATGTGTTGGTCGTATCATTGTGTTGGTCGAATCAATGTGTTGGTCGTATCAATGTGTTGGTCGTATCAATGTGTTGGTCGTATCAATGTGTTGGTCGTATCAATGTGTTGGTCGTATCAATGTGTTGGTCGTATCATTGTGTTGGTCACATCATTGTGTTGGTCACATCATTGTGTTGGTCGTATCAATGTGTTGGTCCTATCACTGTGTTGGTCACATCATTGTGTTGGTCACATCATTGTGTTGGTCGTATCAATGTGTTGGTCGTATCATTGTGTTGGTCGTATCACTGTGTTGGTCACATCATTGTGTTGGTCACATCATTGTGTTGGTCATATCAATGTGTTGGTCACATCACTGTGTTGGTCGTATCATTGTGTTGGTCGTATCAATGTGTTGGTCGTATAAGTGTGTTGGTCTTATCAATGTGTTGGTCATATAAATGTGTTGGTCACATCAATGTATTGGTCGTATCAATGTGTTGGTCGTATCATTGTGTTGGTCGTATCAATGTGTTGGTCGTATCAATGTGTTGGTCGTATCAATGTGTTGGTCGTATCAATGTGTTGGTCGTATCAATGTGTTGGTCGTATCAATATGTTGGCCGTATCATTGTGTTGGCCGTATCAATGTGTTGGCCATATCATTGTGTTGGCCGTATCATTGTGTTGGTCGTATCAATGTGTTGGTCGTATCATTGTGTTGGCCGTATCAATGTGTTGGTCGTATCAATGTGTTGGTCGTATCATTGTGTTGGTCTCATCAATGTGTTGGTCGTATCAATGTGTTAGTCGTATCAATGTGTTGGTCGTATCATTGTGTTGGTCGTATCATTGTGTTGGTCGAATCAATGTGTTGGTCGTATCACTGTGTTGGTCGTATCACTGTGTTGGTCGTATAAGTGTGTTGGTCTTATCAATGTGTTGGTCATATAAATGTGTTGGTCACATCAATGTGTTGGTCGTATCAATGTGTTGGTCGTATCATTGTGTTGGTCGTATCATTGTGTTGGTCGAATCAATGTGTTGGTCGTATCATTGTGTTGGTCGTATCATTGTGTTGGTCGAATCAATGTGTTGGTCGTATCACTGTGTTGGTCGTATCACTGTGTTGGTCGTATAAGTGTGTTGGTCTTATCAATGTGTTGGTCATATAAATGTGTTGGTCACATCAATGTGTTGGTCGTATCAATGTGTTGGTCGTATCATTGTGTTGGTCGAATCAATGTGTTGGTCGTATCATTGTGTTGGTCACATCAATGAGTTGGTCACATCATTGTGTTGGTCGTATCATTGTGTTGGTCGAATCAATGTGTTGGTCGTATCATTGTGTTGGTCGTATCAATGTGTTGGTCGTATCAATGTGTTGGTCACATCATTGTGTTGGTCACATCAATGAGTTGGTCACATCATTGTGTTGGTCGTATCAATGTGTTGGTCGTATCATTGTGTTGGTCGTATCAATATGTTGGTCGTATCATTGTGTTGGTCACATCATTGTGTTGGTCGTATCAATGTGTTGGTCGTATCATTGTGTTGGTCGTATCACTGTGTTGGTCGTATCAATGTGTTGTTTGTATCAATGTGTTGGTCGTATCACTGTGTTGGTCGTATCAATGTGTTGGTCGTATCAATGTGTTGGTCATATCAATGTGTTGGTCGTATCAATGTGTTGGTCGTATCATTGTGTTGGTCGTATCATTGTGTTGGTCGAATCAATGTGTTGGTCGTATCATTGTGTTGGTCATATCAATGTGTTGGTCGTATCAATGTGTTGGTCACATCATTGTGTTGGTCACATCAATGAGTTGGTCACATCATTGTGTTGGTCGTATCATTGTGTTGGTCGAATCAATGTGTTGGTCGTATCATTGTGTTGGTCGTATCAATGTGTTGGTCGTATCAATGTGTTGGTCACATCATTGTGTTGGTCACATCAATGAGTTGGTCACATCATTGTGTTGGTCGTATCAATGTGTTGGTCGTATCATTGTGTTGGTCGTATCAATATGTTGGTCGTATCATTGTGTTGGTCACATCATTGTGTTGGTCGTATCAATGTGTTGGTCGTATCATTGTGTTGGTCGTATCACTGTGTTGGTCGTATCAATGTGTTGTTTGTATCAATGTCTTGGTCGCATCAATGTGTTGGTCGTATCAATGTGTTGTTCGTATCAATGTCTTGGTCGTATCACTGTGTTGGTCGTATCAATGTGTTGGTCGTATCAATGTGTTGGTCGTATCAATGTGTTGGTCGTATCAATGTGTTGGTCGTATCAATGTGTTGGTCGTATCAATGTGTTGGCCGTATCAAACACAAGTTGTTGTAGATCCAGGTTGACATGTTTGAAAGTAAAGCATTTCGTTGTGTTGTGTATTTCTTGCTGCATACTGTGCGTATGACAAATTAACCTTGATGTAATTTGATactggctgagagtggctgagagtggctgagagtggctgagagtggctgagagtggctgacagtggctgagagtggctgagagtggctgagagtggctgataGTGGCTGATactggctgagagtggctgagagtggctgatagtggctgagagtggctgagagtggctgagagtggctgagagtggctgacaGTGGCTGACACTGGCTGACactggctgagagtggctgagagtggctgagagtggctgataGTGGCTGATAGTGGCTGATactggctgagagtggctgagagttgctgagagtggctgatagtggctgagagtggctgagagtggctgagagtggctgataGTGGCTGATactggctgagagtggctgagagtggctgagagtggctgagagtggctgagagtggctgatagtggctgagagtggctgagagtggctgagagtggctgagagtggctgagagtggctgataGTGGCTGACCAAGGTTAAGGTTACCTGTATGCCGCGATCTCAATGTCCAGAGCCATTTTAACATTGAGAAGGTCCTGGTACTCTCTGAGGTAGCGAGACATCTCCTGCTTTGCCTCGTTGATGTCGCACTCCAGATCGTTTATCCTCACCTGAAACAACAGACCATTTATCCTCAACTGAAACAACAGACCATTTATCCTCACCTGAAACAACAGACCATTTATCCTCACCTGAAACAACAGACCATTTATCCTGAAACAACAGACCATTTATCCTCACCTGAAACAACAGACCATTTATCCTCACCTGAAACAACAGACCATTTATCCTGAAACAACAGACCATTTATCCTGAAACAACAGACCATTTATCCTCACCTGAAACAACAGACCATTTATCCTGAAACAACAGACCATTTATCCTCACCTGAAACGAACAGACCCTTTATCCTCACCTGAAACAACAGACCATTTATCCTCACCTGAAACAACAGACCATTTATCCTCACCTGAAACAACAGACCATTTATCCTCACCTGAAACAACAGACCATTTATCCTCACCTGAAACCACAGACCATTTATCCTCACCTGAAACGAACAGACCATTTATCCTCACCTGAAACAACAGACCATTTATCCTCACCTGAAACAACAGACCATTTATTCTCACCTGAAACAACAGACCATTTATCCTGAAACAACAGACCATTTATCCTGAAACAACAGACCATTTATCCTGAAACAACAGACCATTTATCCTGAAACAACAGACCATTTATCCTCACCTGAAACAATATCACTTTGAAAAAAAATCAGGTCCATTAAACAGCAAGGgcctgtgttccaaatgacaccctaactgttccctatgtaatgcattaccttggaccagagccctgtgtagtacaCTATATGGGAAATTAGGTggtattgagatgcagcccaggtCTCAGACCAGATTTTTATTATTCTAAATATAGAAACAGTGGAAGGACATATTCAGCTGAATAACAGCTTTGGTGTGACCTTCCTCTGTCATTTTGCCTCCTTATGGAGGTGTCCATGAATACTGACAAACCTGGGAGACCTTCACCTCTACACAATGACCACGACGACTCCCTGCACAGACTGATCTATTactactgaggagagagaggaggaggtggggaggagggagtggagtggtggggggaggaggagaagtggggggggagatgtgggggaggggaggagagagaggagcaggtggggaggaggaggagaagtgggggagatgtgggggaggggaggaggaggtggggaggagtggagtggataggtgggggaggaggagaagtgggggggaggagatgtgggggagggggagagagaaccaggtggggaggagtggagtggagagatgggggaggagaagtggggaggggggggaggagatgtggggggaggggaggagagagaggagcaggtggGGAGGAGTGGAGTGGACAGGTGGGGAGGAGTGGAATGGATaggtggggagaggtggggggaggaggagatgtgcgggaggggaggagagggagagaggaccagGGGtcgaggagtggagtggagtggagagatgggggggggaggAGATGTGGGGGGGGTGGACGTAGTAGAGGAGAGGTTGGGGTTGGAGAGGAGGGGTTGGGGttggagaggaggggtaggggttGGGGGGAGAGGTGAGGTGGGGGTAGGAGAAGTGAGGTGGGGGTTGGGGGAGAGATGAGGTGGGGGTTGGGGAGGAAAGgtgggggttggagaggagaggtgaggtgggggtaggagaggtgaggtgggtttggggaggagaggtgggggttggagaggtgaggtgggggtaggagaggagaggtgggggtaggagaggagagattggggttggagaggaggggttggggttggggaggagaggtgggggttggagaggagaggtgggggttggagaggagaggtgggggtaggagaggagaggtgggggtaggagaggagagaagggggttggagaggagaggagaggggggtaggagaggagaggttgggggttggagaggagaggtgggggtaggagaggagaggtgggggtaggagaggagagaagaggggggtaggagaagagaggtgggggtaggagaggagaggtgggggtaggagaggagaggtgggggtaggagaggagaggtgggggtaggagaggagagaagggggttggagaggagaggtgaggtgggggtaagagaggtgaggtgggggttggggaggagaggtgggggttggagaggtgaggtgggggaaggagaggagaggtgggggttggagaggagaggagaggggggggtaggagaggagaggttgggggttggagaggagaggtgggggtaggagaggagaggtgggggtaggagaggagagaagggggtaggagaggagagaagggggttgGGGAAAGCTGGTGCAGTGAAACACTCTCCATATAGAGTAGGGACCAAATCAGAGTCACAGCAGCATCAGAGTAAGCTACCCCGTGCGCTGCTAGCAGCCTGTTACTGCTCTTTCACATGATCACATCTATATCTACAAGAGTTTTTGGCTATGTTCTTACCCCAGTTTGAAATGGTCACATTATGACATCTATACCTATGTCACTGTGTaccttatctccctctcagaccATGTACCTCTCCCCCCTGGTGCTATACCTCTCCCCCTGGTTCTatacctctctccccctggttCTATACCTCTCCCCCTGGTTCTATACCTCTCCCCCTGGTTCTATACCTCTTCCCCCTGGTTCTATACCTCTCCCCCTGGTTCTATACCTCTCCCCCTGGTTCTATACCTCTTCCCCCTGGTTCTATACCTCTTCCCCCTGGTTTTGATTGATTGAGTGGTTCTGTACCTGATACTTTGTGACCTCTTCCCCCTGGTTCTGATTGATTGAGTGGTTCTGTACCTGATACTTCGTGACCTCTTCCCCTGGTTCTGATTGATTGAGTGGTTCTGTACCTGATACTTTGTGACCTCTTCCCCCTGGTTCTGATTGATTGAGTGGTTCTGTACCTGATACTTCGTGACCTCTTCCCCCTGGTTCTGATTGATTGAGTGGTTCTGTACCTGATACTTCGTGACCTCTTCCCCCTGGTTCTGATTGATTGAGTGGTTCTGTACCTGATACTTCGTGACCTCTTCCCCCTGGTTCTGATTGATTGAGTGGTTCTGTACCTGATACTTCGTGACCTCTTCCCCCTGGTTCTGATTGATTGAGTGGTTCTGTACCTGATACTTCGTGACCTCTTCCCCCTGGTTCTGATTGATTGAGTGGTTCTGTACCTGATACTTCGTGACCTCTTCCCCCTGGTTCTGATTGATTGAGTGGTTCTGTACCTGATACTTCGTGACCTCTTCCCCCTGGTGCTCTTCCAGCTCCTCCAGCTGTTTGTTCAGCGACTCGATGACGTTCCGCAGGGCCTCGATCTCAGAGGAGCGTGATTGGAGCAGCTGGCGGTATTCCATGGTCTCCTCCCGGATGGAGCGCACCGCCTCGTTGTTCTTCGATGCCATCTCCGCCACGGACTCAAACTTCCCCCGGTACCAGTCCTCTGCCGCCTGCATGTTCTTATTGGCCAGCCGCTCGTACTGTGCCCGGATCTCCTTGAGTGCCGCAGACAGGTCTGGCCTGCTCACCTCCATGTCGACACACACGTTAGCCGCCACAACCTGGGCCTGCAGCTCCGCCTGCTCCTCCACAAACACCTTCTTCAGGAAGCCCATCTCCTCGGCCAGGGAGACAACGCTGGCCTCTGCATCGCAGTTAGACAGCATGGCCCGCCCCACTTCTTCCCGGGCCCTCTGCAGGGCCTCCTCCGCAACCGCACGGCACTGCGCCTCCTCCTCATAGCGCTCCTTCAGCTGCCCGTACACGTCCTTCAGGTAGTCCCTCTCTGCCTCCATGCGCATCTTATCTCCTGTCTTCTGGTCGATTGCAGCCCTGAGGCTCCGGGCTTCACCCTCGTAGAGCCCCTGAAGACGAGACGGGTCCCTCTGCCTCCGCCTGAGAGCCTCCAGCTCTGCCAGAAGGGCCCGGTTCTGCTGCTCCAGGCGCCTCACCTTGTCGATGTAGGTGGCGAAGCGGTCGTTGAGGCCCACCAGCTGCTCCTTCTCCTGACTGCGGAGCCCCAGCAGTTCTGTGTTGAGGCTGGAGGCCTCAGCCAGGTCCATCCGTGCAGACGCATCCGGCAGTGAGGAAGAGGCGGGTGGACGCTGCTTCCCAGCCGCCAGGCCCAGGGCtcgggaggaagaggaggagtagagaggggggtACATGAAGGATTTGGTAGTGGAAGGTCGAGAAGAGCCTCGGTAGCTGTCCCAAGTGCGGCGGTAGGAGATATAAGGATCGTAGCTCATgatggattttttgttgttttgttattttttcaagatttttttttgttaatgtaggatgttttttttgtttcagatgttaattttttttaaagtccccCTTGTTCTGCAGACCATCGGTGAGGATGAGCGAGTGTCTTGCACTGCACCAGCTCAGCGACGCTGCAGAGCCCTCGTTTATATACAGCCagccagccccctctccttcccctgacCCCCcaccagtgtctgtgtgtgtgatgcatcAGGAATGTCAGCACCACAACGACCAATAGGAAAGTGCTGCAGTGAGATCACAGGGAGATTGGTATTCTGTCTCACACTCAGCACTATGATGCAGAGGAGATGTGGAAGGGCATGTTTTTACATTTGCTGCAATAtacatattgagagagagagagagacagagagagagagagagacagagagacagagacagagagagagagagagacagagacagagagacagagagagagagagagagagagagacagagagagagagagagagagagagacagagacagagagacagagagagagagagagagagacagagaggtagtctcagagagagagacagagagagagagagagagagagacagagacaagacagacagacagacagacagacagacagacagacagacagacagacagacagacagacagacagacagacagacagacagacagacagacagagagagagagagagagagagacaaagagagagacaaagagagagagagagagagagagacagagagagagagagagacagacagacagacagacagacagacagacagacagacagaaaaactcccatatctactgggtgaaattccacagtgtgccatcaaagcagcaagatgtgtgacctgttgccacgagaaaagggcaaccagtgaagaacacgcaccattgtaaatacaacccatatttatgcttatttattttatcttgtgtcctttaccatttgtacattgttaaaacactgtatatatatatataatatgacatttgtaatgtctttattgttttgaaacttctgtatgtgtgatgtttactgttaattttgattgtttatttcactttatatattcactttatatattatctacctcacttgctttggcaatgttaacacatgtttaccatgccaataaagcccttgaattgaaattgaattgaattgaaattgaaattgagagagagagagagagagagagagagagagagagagagagagagagagagacagagagacagagagacagagagacagagagagagagagagagagagagagagagacagacagacagacagacagacagacagacagacagacagacagacagacagacagacagacagacagacagacagacagacagacagacagacagacagacagaggctatATGTGTTGGCAAACAAAATCTAGATAagttaaaaaaaattgtttagCCAATATCATGAATCTGTAagtcagggttccccaactggtggctgAATTTGGCCCGGGAGTGGTTTTATTTGGGCCCCcgagttttctgagcaaaatatAACAATGTTTTTGTGCCAAATTTTTATTGTTGgccataaaatactgtaaaaaacaccaggaaatcagctccacgtgatttttatttaagaaatattttcttaagtattcccacgcatagtAGAGAGACACAATGTGATTGTATAGAAATGTTTGAAATTACTATGTTTTAGACAAATGTATCAAGTTATTACCAGAAGGACCCCGGGAATCCGGCTTCTTGCCTCCCGTGGAGGCGTACTGGTCACGTCTGTCAAGGGGAGGAAGTCCCGCACCGACCCGAAGGCTAAGTCCAGAGAGGGGTACATCAAATCACCAACTCCCGTAGATCCGATTGAGACAGTGGTCCTCAGGGTATGACCTGATCAAGAGGGCGATAAAGTAATGTACCCCATTCATAGACTCTGACTACCTTTAGCGagggatgtgacaaatggacTACATTGCAAAGCATTTTTATCCAGTGTTCTGTTAAAACAATAACAGAAAAACATACAATTccagaacacagctacagtaatgtAGTGATATCTACCACAACCCTTTACAGacagaacacagctacagtaatgtAGTGATATCTACCACAACCCTTTACAGacagaacacagctacagtaatgtAGTGATATCTACCACAACCCTTTACAGacagaacacagctacagtaatgtAGTGATATCTAccacaaccctttatagaacacagctacagtaatgtAGTGATATCTACCACAACCCTTtacagaacacagctacagtaatgtAGTGATATCTAccacaaccctttatagaacacagctacagtaatgtAGTGATATCTAccacaaccctttatagaacacagctacagtaatgtAGTGATATCTACCACAACCCTTtacagaacacagctacagtaatgtAGTGATATCTAccacaaccctttatagaacacagctacagtaatgtAGTGATATCTACCACAACCCTTaacagaacacagctacagtaatgtAGTGATATCTAccacaaccctttatagaacacagctacagtaatgtAGTGATATCTAccacaaccctttatagaacacagctacagtaatgtAGTG is a genomic window of Oncorhynchus tshawytscha isolate Ot180627B linkage group LG11, Otsh_v2.0, whole genome shotgun sequence containing:
- the si:dkey-33c12.3 gene encoding neurofilament light polypeptide; the encoded protein is MSYDPYISYRRTWDSYRGSSRPSTTKSFMYPPLYSSSSSRALGLAAGKQRPPASSSLPDASARMDLAEASSLNTELLGLRSQEKEQLVGLNDRFATYIDKVRRLEQQNRALLAELEALRRRQRDPSRLQGLYEGEARSLRAAIDQKTGDKMRMEAERDYLKDVYGQLKERYEEEAQCRAVAEEALQRAREEVGRAMLSNCDAEASVVSLAEEMGFLKKVFVEEQAELQAQVVAANVCVDMEVSRPDLSAALKEIRAQYERLANKNMQAAEDWYRGKFESVAEMASKNNEAVRSIREETMEYRQLLQSRSSEIEALRNVIESLNKQLEELEEHQGEEVTKYQVRINDLECDINEAKQEMSRYLREYQDLLNVKMALDIEIAAYRKLLEGEEFRLTFSALN